Proteins from a genomic interval of Luteibacter pinisoli:
- the cqsA gene encoding alpha-hydroxyketone-type quorum-sensing autoinducer synthase codes for MENLSHLHPIAKAPALPDFVQRRVERFHLERVAIDWGGRHILRGRKPVAGDLMLQSNDYLAIAGHPAIVEAQRSALASGGLGMMMSALFQQDADQPLHRVEAELARAVGTQDGILAQSGFAANVGLIQSIAGERVPVYVDMLAHASLWEGIRSAGAKAVSILHNDVQHLEKQLLRNGPGVIVVDSVYSTNGSLAPLRPIADLAAEHGCVLVVDESHSLGTHGARGEGLVASLGLNDRVHFITASLAKAYCSRAGFIACTTRFKDYFGCEALPAIFSSSLLPHELAGLSASHRVIQTETWRRQRLREVTRHVRRELTAMGFPIGDGTEQIIAFEAGQEILTGTVRDVMEKHGVFGSVFSAPATTVNRSLLRLTLNAGMDDGAVQHLLDACRTARAELSLPEWSASRRLRREEARSAASEVA; via the coding sequence ATGGAAAACCTCAGCCATCTGCACCCCATCGCCAAGGCGCCGGCCCTGCCCGACTTCGTCCAGCGCAGGGTGGAACGATTTCACCTCGAACGCGTTGCCATCGACTGGGGCGGTCGTCACATTTTGCGCGGCCGCAAGCCAGTCGCGGGCGACCTGATGCTGCAGAGCAACGATTACCTCGCCATCGCCGGGCACCCTGCGATCGTCGAAGCCCAGCGCAGCGCACTCGCCAGCGGTGGCCTGGGCATGATGATGTCCGCCCTGTTCCAGCAGGACGCCGACCAGCCGCTGCACCGCGTGGAAGCCGAGCTGGCCCGCGCCGTCGGCACGCAGGATGGCATCCTCGCCCAGTCCGGCTTCGCCGCCAACGTGGGCCTTATCCAGTCCATCGCCGGGGAACGTGTCCCGGTCTACGTCGACATGCTGGCGCACGCATCGCTGTGGGAAGGCATCCGCAGCGCCGGTGCCAAGGCCGTGTCCATCCTCCACAACGACGTGCAGCACCTGGAAAAGCAGCTGCTGCGCAACGGGCCCGGCGTCATCGTGGTGGATAGCGTGTACAGCACGAACGGCAGCCTGGCCCCTCTTCGCCCGATCGCGGACCTCGCTGCTGAACATGGCTGCGTGCTGGTCGTCGACGAATCGCACTCACTCGGCACGCACGGCGCACGCGGCGAAGGTCTCGTCGCCAGCCTCGGCCTGAACGACCGCGTGCACTTCATCACCGCCAGCCTCGCCAAGGCGTACTGCTCGCGTGCGGGATTCATCGCGTGCACCACGCGGTTCAAGGACTACTTCGGTTGCGAAGCGCTGCCGGCCATCTTCAGCTCCTCGCTATTGCCCCACGAGCTGGCCGGGCTCTCGGCATCGCACCGGGTGATCCAGACCGAAACCTGGCGCCGCCAGCGTTTGCGCGAGGTGACCCGCCACGTGCGCCGGGAACTGACGGCGATGGGCTTCCCGATTGGTGACGGCACCGAGCAGATCATCGCGTTTGAAGCGGGCCAGGAAATCCTTACCGGCACCGTGCGCGATGTGATGGAGAAGCATGGCGTGTTCGGCTCCGTGTTCAGCGCACCGGCCACCACGGTGAACCGCTCGCTGCTGCGCCTGACGTTGAACGCGGGTATGGACGACGGCGCCGTGCAGCACCTGCTGGACGCCTGCCGCACGGCACGCGCCGAGCTGTCCCTGCCGGAGTGGAGCGCCAGCCGCCGGCTGCGCCGCGAGGAGGCTCGCAGCGCGGCGAGCGAAGTGGCCTGA